The sequence below is a genomic window from Ovis canadensis isolate MfBH-ARS-UI-01 breed Bighorn chromosome 1, ARS-UI_OviCan_v2, whole genome shotgun sequence.
taggcttttatatattttgtgaatACATGAACAAGGATTCCATTAATTCATTAACATTAATTCATTTGTTTCTTAACATAAATTTCATTAATTGATCTAGTAATATATTGAATTCATTTTACTAACTCCATTAATGCATTCAGTAAATCAATCAATAAAGTTAATCATTAAGTATGCATGGCAGACCGTTTTTGGTAAGTATTTTATGACTGGAAAAAATGTGATGTGCCCTTAATCTTCCTGAAGATCATGAAGATGATAAAAGCTCTGTTAAGAGATTGGACACATTGCAGAAAACATCTGAACTCTTCTCAAGCTGATCAATAGAAGACAGATCCACAGGTTGGCCTGTAATAGGAAGAGTGGCAACTCCTGGAGGCAAAGAAGGTTGGCTGGCAGAATCCAGATCCACTgctcaggacagggaagccacagATTCCATAACCCAGGCGTCTGAAGCCACGGCCTCCACAGCCCACTGGGTAGCAGCTTCTGGATCCAGAGCTcagggagctgcagctgctggacCTATAGCCCAGAGACCCAGGGAAAGTTGTCTGGCAGGGACTGGAGAACGTGGAGGTCCTTGGGCGGTAGCAGGACGTCTGGCAGGGACGGGACACCACAGTCTGGGTCCTGATGGGCTCACAGCAGGTCTCCTGGCTGTAGAGAGAGGAGCCCAGCTGGCAGGAGCTGGGAGAGCAGAGGTCAGTGCTGTAGACCAGGTTGCTGGGGAAGGAGGAGCCACAGGAGGAGCCTGAGTAGCGCAGGTGGTCCTGGAGGGAGCgggaggagaagtttccagagCAGCAGTTGTAGGACATCTTCGCAGGTGATGTGAGTTCAGGTGAGTGACTAGGAGAAGATTCTGAGGTTTAATGTCACCTCCCAGACTGGGGTGTTTTTATATTCTCAGTCATGGGTGTGGCATTCACAGTCACCTTTCTCATGCTTGTAATCTTTCATCTCCAAATGTGGAATTCAATAATATTTTCTGTAACTGCTGATGAAAAATTCCTTTCATCTCATACTCATGGGTGAATTCACCATGTTGTTAAAGGACTAAGCTGATGACGTGTTCCTAAGTCAGAAATTCTATGACTACCTGCCTTTAATGTCATCACTACCAGGAAATCCCCTACTTTTCTCAATGGTTTGAGATTCTTCGTGCATTTGACTGTATATCAGCTGGGGATGCTTAGCTCTAAGGGCAGGGATTAAGATGAAGTAAATATTAATAGCCTTTCTTTGTCAGTGGTATAAAGACACTCTATTTGCCATCAATAAGCTTCTTTCCTAAATTTATTTCACtgcctaaaattatttttatatacatttggtTCTCAAATTCTTTGGAAAGGGAAAATTTAAAAGTTCAGTATCATTATAGTTTGTGGGTTTTCATGTATACAGATTGTCCCTCTTGtcttctgtatttaaaattttctagagaTCTTTCTCTTCTGAACAACTCCAATCAAGCAAtactttctgaatatttttactttttcaggttctttcatacaattttctttttcactgtaaaacttactttttattgattctatttctttaagattattttctactGTAAAATAACCAAATAGgttctttttatagttttctatatcaGGTAAACCcaaaatgaacaaattaaaaagataataattgCAAAAGGAAATTTGGAATTGCATGCAGGAGCATTACAGAAGACCAAATAAGAGTGACTTATGTGTAAATACACATTGTGCACAATTCTAACAAAATTCTTAGTCTATAAGTGGGACTAAACAGTAATAAATTTAAGAATGATCATTAAAATCTAAGATACtgctcaaaattaaaagtttggaaaaaataacaaaataataaaattatggcATTAAACCATTTTATTATGCCCCCGAAGCATGAAAGGCAacataaagaaatttaaagatgGACCAAATAGCAACAAA
It includes:
- the KRTAP13-1 gene encoding keratin-associated protein 13-1; translation: MSYNCCSGNFSSRSLQDHLRYSGSSCGSSFPSNLVYSTDLCSPSSCQLGSSLYSQETCCEPIRTQTVVSRPCQTSCYRPRTSTFSSPCQTTFPGSLGYRSSSCSSLSSGSRSCYPVGCGGRGFRRLGYGICGFPVLSSGSGFCQPTFFASRSCHSSYYRPTCGSVFY